In Streptomyces sp. DG2A-72, one genomic interval encodes:
- a CDS encoding pitrilysin family protein has translation MGHTATDQAGTGGLTATEHRLANGLRVVLSEDHLTPVAAVCLWYDVGSRHEVKGRTGLAHLFEHLMFQGSGQVKGNGHFEKVQGAGGSLNGTTSFERTNYFETMPTHQLELALWLEADRMGSLLAALDDESMENQRDVVKNERRQRYDNVPYGTAFEKLTALAYPEGHPYHHTPIGSMADLDAATLDDARAFFRTYYAPNNAVLSVVGDIDSEQTLAWIEKYFGSIPAHDGKPAPRDGQLPEIIGEQLREIVEEEVPARALMAAYRLPHDGTRACDAADLALTVLGGGESSRLYNRLVRRDRTAVAAGFGLLRLAGAPSLGWLDVKTSGDVEVPVIEAAIDEELARFAAEGPTAEEMERAQAQLEREWLDRLGTVAGRADELCRYAVLFGDPQLALTAVGRVLEVTAEEVQEVAKARLRPDNRAVLVYEPTVPTETVEEPTEDLESAATVEATDENEEAAK, from the coding sequence ATGGGTCACACGGCCACAGACCAGGCAGGCACCGGGGGCCTGACAGCGACCGAGCACCGCCTGGCCAACGGCCTGCGCGTGGTGCTCTCCGAGGACCACCTGACCCCGGTTGCGGCGGTGTGCCTCTGGTACGACGTCGGCTCGCGCCACGAAGTCAAGGGCCGTACCGGCCTGGCTCACCTTTTCGAGCATCTGATGTTCCAGGGCTCGGGCCAGGTGAAGGGCAACGGCCACTTCGAGAAGGTGCAGGGCGCCGGCGGCTCGCTGAACGGCACCACCAGCTTCGAGCGCACCAACTACTTCGAGACCATGCCCACCCACCAGCTGGAACTCGCCCTCTGGCTGGAGGCCGACCGCATGGGCTCCCTGCTCGCCGCCCTCGACGACGAGTCCATGGAGAACCAGCGCGACGTCGTGAAGAACGAGCGCCGGCAGCGCTACGACAACGTCCCCTACGGCACGGCTTTCGAGAAGCTGACGGCCCTCGCCTACCCGGAGGGCCACCCCTACCACCACACCCCGATCGGCTCGATGGCCGACCTGGACGCGGCGACCCTGGACGACGCCCGCGCGTTCTTCCGGACGTACTACGCGCCCAACAACGCGGTGCTCTCCGTGGTCGGCGACATCGACTCCGAGCAGACGCTCGCCTGGATCGAGAAGTACTTCGGCTCCATCCCCGCGCACGACGGCAAGCCCGCCCCGCGCGACGGCCAACTGCCGGAGATCATCGGCGAGCAGCTGCGCGAGATCGTCGAGGAAGAGGTCCCCGCGCGCGCGTTGATGGCCGCCTACCGCCTGCCGCACGACGGCACGCGCGCGTGCGACGCGGCCGACCTCGCGCTCACCGTCCTCGGCGGCGGTGAGTCCTCCCGCCTCTACAACCGGCTCGTACGACGCGACCGTACGGCCGTCGCCGCCGGATTCGGCCTGCTGCGGCTGGCCGGCGCGCCCTCCCTGGGGTGGCTGGACGTGAAGACGTCCGGTGACGTCGAGGTGCCGGTCATCGAGGCCGCCATCGACGAGGAGCTCGCCCGGTTCGCCGCGGAGGGCCCCACGGCCGAGGAAATGGAGCGTGCCCAGGCCCAGTTGGAGCGCGAGTGGCTGGACCGGCTCGGCACGGTCGCGGGCCGCGCCGACGAACTGTGCCGGTACGCCGTCCTGTTCGGCGACCCGCAGCTCGCCCTCACCGCCGTCGGGCGGGTGCTCGAGGTGACCGCCGAAGAGGTCCAGGAGGTTGCCAAGGCGCGCCTGCGGCCCGACAACCGCGCGGTGCTCGTGTACGAGCCGACCGTCCCCACGGAGACCGTCGAGGAACCCACCGAAGACCTGGAGTCCGCGGCGACCGTGGAAGCCACCGACGAGAACGAGGAGGCGGCCAAGTGA
- a CDS encoding pitrilysin family protein, with amino-acid sequence MTELAAMEFHPEPRAGEARPWAFPAPTRGTLDNGVTVLRCHRPGQQVVAVEVLLDAPLEAEPAGLDGVATIMARAFSEGTDKYSAEEFAAELERCGATLDSHADHPGVRLSLEVPASRLSKALGLLADALRAPAFADSEVERLVRNRLDEIPHELANPSRRAAKELSKELFPADSRMSRPRQGTEDTVENIDSAAVRAFYEKHVRPATATAVVVGDLTGIDLDALLGETIGAWTGSPAQPRPVPPVSADDTGRVVIVDRPGAVQTQLLIGRVGVDRHDRVWPAQVLGTYCLGGTLTSRLDRVLREEKGYTYGVRAFGQVLRSAPDGSGAGMLAISGSVDTPNTGPALQDLWTVLRTLAADGLTDAERDVAVQNLVGVAPLKYETAAAVASTLADQVEQYLPDDYQATLYQELAATGTVEATAAAVRAFPVDRLVTVLVGDAAQIKEPVEALGIGQVTVVSAE; translated from the coding sequence GTGACCGAGCTCGCCGCTATGGAATTCCACCCCGAGCCCCGGGCCGGCGAGGCCAGGCCGTGGGCGTTTCCGGCCCCCACGCGCGGGACCCTCGACAACGGCGTCACGGTCCTGCGCTGCCACCGCCCCGGCCAGCAGGTCGTCGCCGTGGAGGTGCTCCTGGACGCACCGCTGGAGGCCGAACCGGCCGGCCTCGACGGTGTCGCCACGATCATGGCGCGGGCCTTCTCCGAGGGCACCGACAAGTACTCCGCAGAGGAGTTCGCCGCCGAGCTGGAGCGCTGCGGAGCCACCCTCGACTCGCACGCCGACCACCCCGGCGTCCGGCTCAGCCTGGAGGTCCCGGCCTCGCGGCTGTCCAAGGCGCTCGGCCTGCTCGCCGACGCCCTCAGGGCGCCCGCCTTCGCGGACAGCGAGGTCGAACGGCTCGTCCGCAACCGCCTCGACGAGATCCCGCACGAGCTGGCCAACCCCTCCCGCCGGGCCGCCAAGGAGCTGTCCAAGGAGCTGTTCCCGGCGGACTCGCGCATGTCGCGTCCGCGCCAGGGCACCGAGGACACGGTCGAGAACATCGACTCCGCGGCCGTCCGTGCCTTCTACGAGAAGCACGTGCGTCCCGCCACGGCCACCGCCGTGGTCGTCGGCGACCTCACCGGCATCGACCTGGACGCGCTGCTCGGCGAGACGATCGGCGCCTGGACCGGCTCACCCGCGCAGCCGCGCCCGGTGCCGCCGGTGAGCGCCGACGACACCGGCCGCGTCGTCATCGTGGACCGCCCCGGTGCCGTCCAGACGCAGCTGCTCATCGGCCGCGTCGGTGTCGACCGGCACGACCGCGTGTGGCCCGCCCAGGTGCTCGGCACGTACTGCCTCGGCGGCACCCTCACCTCGCGGCTGGACCGCGTCCTGCGCGAGGAGAAGGGCTACACCTACGGAGTGCGGGCGTTCGGGCAGGTCCTCAGGTCCGCCCCGGACGGCTCGGGCGCCGGGATGCTCGCCATCAGCGGCTCCGTCGACACCCCGAACACCGGTCCCGCCCTGCAGGACCTGTGGACGGTGCTGCGGACACTCGCCGCCGACGGGCTCACCGACGCCGAGCGCGATGTCGCCGTGCAGAACCTGGTCGGTGTGGCGCCGCTGAAGTACGAGACCGCCGCGGCCGTCGCCAGCACGCTGGCCGACCAGGTGGAGCAGTACCTGCCGGACGACTACCAGGCCACGCTGTACCAGGAGCTCGCCGCGACCGGCACCGTCGAGGCCACCGCGGCTGCCGTACGCGCCTTCCCGGTGGACCGTCTGGTGACGGTGCTCGTGGGCGACGCGGCGCAGATCAAGGAGCCGGTGGAGGCCCTCGGCATCGGTCAAGTCACCGTCGTGTCCGCCGAGTAG
- a CDS encoding M23 family metallopeptidase gives MAFTRATGKHRRPSRIQRTTARAAGVAALTTTGVIGTLAAPALAAEPAAETTGLIPVLSSAAADQIAEQAAAQQQAAEEAAAAKKAAEAKKKAAAERAQKAREAKERAAREAERKRLNSYVLPITGSYVSTGYGAGGSLWSSGSHTGVDFHAASGTSVHAVGRGTVVEAGWEGSYGNQVVIKMNDGTYTQYGHLSSIGVSVGQSVTPGQQIGLSGATGNVTGAHLHFEARTTAEYGSDIDPVAYLRSHGVNV, from the coding sequence ATGGCGTTCACCCGCGCCACCGGGAAGCACCGCCGTCCCAGCCGTATCCAGCGCACCACCGCTCGCGCGGCGGGCGTCGCGGCCCTCACCACCACCGGCGTCATCGGCACCCTGGCCGCCCCCGCACTCGCCGCCGAGCCGGCGGCCGAGACGACCGGCCTGATCCCGGTCCTCAGCAGCGCCGCCGCCGACCAGATCGCAGAGCAGGCCGCCGCCCAGCAGCAGGCCGCCGAAGAAGCCGCCGCCGCGAAGAAGGCCGCCGAGGCCAAGAAGAAGGCCGCGGCGGAGCGGGCGCAGAAGGCCCGCGAGGCCAAGGAGCGCGCCGCTCGCGAGGCCGAGCGCAAGCGCCTCAACAGCTACGTCCTGCCGATCACCGGCTCGTACGTCTCCACCGGCTATGGCGCCGGCGGCTCCCTGTGGTCCTCCGGCAGCCACACCGGCGTCGACTTCCACGCCGCCAGCGGCACCTCCGTCCACGCGGTCGGCCGCGGCACCGTCGTCGAGGCGGGCTGGGAGGGCTCGTACGGCAACCAGGTCGTGATCAAGATGAACGACGGCACGTACACCCAGTACGGCCACCTGTCGTCCATCGGCGTCTCGGTGGGCCAGAGCGTCACCCCGGGCCAGCAGATAGGCCTCTCCGGCGCGACCGGCAACGTCACCGGGGCGCATCTGCACTTCGAGGCCCGTACGACCGCGGAGTACGGCTCCGACATCGACCCCGTCGCCTACCTGCGCTCGCACGGCGTGAACGTCTGA
- a CDS encoding GntR family transcriptional regulator, which produces MRIPAHSVCTAIRDDIVAGVYERGSRLTEELLARRYGVSRVPVREALRTLEAEGFVVTRRHAGACVAEPTEQEAADLLEMRMLLEPLGASRAAQRRTEAHLKVLRGLVRLGQERARRGNSEDLRSLGGWFHETLAQASGSPALTSMLTQLRHKIAWMYAVEAPANPVESWAEHGAIVDAVARGDGERARAVTAQHTERSTVVHRLRFAVPGERTERVRNSQHAVNMTSLRH; this is translated from the coding sequence ATGCGTATTCCGGCGCACTCGGTATGCACGGCGATCCGGGACGACATCGTCGCCGGTGTCTACGAGCGCGGCAGCCGGCTCACCGAGGAACTCCTGGCGCGCCGCTACGGCGTCTCGCGCGTCCCCGTCCGTGAGGCCCTGCGCACGCTGGAGGCCGAGGGATTCGTGGTGACCCGGCGGCACGCGGGCGCGTGCGTCGCGGAACCGACCGAGCAGGAGGCCGCGGACCTGCTGGAGATGCGCATGCTCCTGGAGCCGCTCGGCGCCTCCCGGGCCGCCCAGCGGCGCACCGAGGCGCATCTGAAGGTGCTGCGCGGCCTGGTCAGGCTGGGTCAGGAGCGGGCCAGGAGGGGCAACAGCGAGGATCTGCGCTCCCTGGGCGGCTGGTTCCACGAGACGCTCGCCCAGGCCTCCGGCAGCCCCGCGCTGACCTCGATGCTGACCCAGCTGCGGCACAAGATCGCCTGGATGTACGCCGTGGAGGCGCCGGCCAACCCCGTGGAGTCCTGGGCGGAGCACGGCGCGATCGTCGACGCGGTGGCGCGCGGTGACGGCGAGCGCGCGCGGGCGGTCACGGCGCAGCACACGGAGCGCTCGACGGTCGTGCACCGGCTGCGATTCGCCGTCCCGGGAGAGCGCACGGAGCGTGTGAGGAACTCGCAACATGCCGTAAACATGACGAGCCTGCGGCATTAA
- a CDS encoding HPr family phosphocarrier protein, with translation MAERRVNVGWAEGLHARPASIFVRAATAAGVPVTIAKADGNPVNAASMLAVLGLGAQGGEEIVLASDAEGADIALDRLAKLVAEGLEELPETV, from the coding sequence ATGGCTGAGCGCCGCGTCAACGTCGGCTGGGCCGAGGGTCTCCACGCCCGCCCCGCCTCCATCTTCGTCCGGGCCGCCACGGCCGCAGGGGTCCCCGTGACGATCGCCAAGGCCGACGGCAACCCCGTCAACGCGGCCTCCATGCTGGCTGTCCTCGGGCTCGGCGCCCAGGGCGGCGAGGAGATCGTGCTCGCCTCCGACGCCGAGGGCGCGGACATCGCCCTCGACCGGCTGGCGAAGCTGGTCGCCGAGGGGCTCGAGGAGCTTCCCGAGACCGTCTGA
- a CDS encoding bifunctional GNAT family N-acetyltransferase/acetate--CoA ligase family protein, with amino-acid sequence MQSAPDRHEYPAHWEADVVLRDGGTARIRPITVDDAERLVSFYEQVSDESKYYRFFAPYPRLSAKDVHRFTHHDFVDRVGLAATIGGEFIATVRYDRIGAEGLPASAPADEAEVAFLVQDAHQGRGVASALLEHIAAVARERGIRRFAAEVLPANSKMIKVFTDAGYTQKRSFEDGVVRLEFDLEPTDRSLAVQYAREQRAEGRSVQRLLMPGSVAVIGAGRTPGGVGRSILGNIRDAGFTGGLYAVNRALPEELKDLDGVPAYRSVRDIEGPVDLAVVAVPADHVPEVVTECGEHGVQGLVVISAGYAESGPQGRERQRELVRHARAYGMRIIGPNAFGIINTSDGVRLNASLAPEMPRPGRIGLFAQSGAIGIALLSRLHRRGGGFTGVTGVSTFVSSGNRADVSGNDVLQYWYDDPDTDVVLMYLESIGNPRKFTRLARRTAAAKPLVVVQGARHGGAAPQGHAVRATRLPHATVSALLRQAGVIRVDTITELVDAGLLLARQPLPAGPRVAILGNSESLGLLTYDACLSEGLRPHAPLDLTTGASADDFHAALARALADDTCDAVVVTAIPTVGEGQAGDAALAEALRSAAAEVPGKPVLVVHVELGGLAEALSAAASTAPQAGSAEPGAAGGAHPPPLSASLERGDPHLPAERLPTAGAAAEEAGLIPAYPAAERAVRALGEAVKYAQWRRDAAEPGKVPEYEDIDEKGAAQLIDGLLARGQGLTLGTEETCELLGKYGIGVQRALPALSPDDAAVAADALGYPVALKATAPHLRHRADLGGVRLDLADEEQLRRAYAELTELFGRAEELRPVVQGMAPRGVDTVVRAVIDPAAGAVLSFGLAGAASQLLGDTAHRIVPVTDREAASLVRSIRTAPLLFGWRGSTPVDTPALEELLLRVSRLVDDHPEVVAVTLEPVVVAQRGVSVLGASVRLAPPPARDDLGPRTLPVY; translated from the coding sequence ATGCAGAGCGCGCCGGACCGGCACGAGTACCCCGCCCACTGGGAAGCCGACGTGGTGCTGCGCGACGGCGGCACCGCGCGCATCCGCCCCATCACCGTTGATGACGCCGAGCGCCTGGTCAGCTTCTACGAGCAGGTCTCGGACGAGTCGAAGTACTACCGCTTCTTCGCGCCCTACCCGCGTCTGTCCGCCAAGGACGTCCACCGCTTCACGCACCACGACTTTGTGGACCGGGTGGGACTCGCGGCCACCATCGGCGGCGAGTTCATCGCCACCGTACGCTATGACCGCATCGGCGCCGAGGGGCTGCCCGCGTCGGCGCCGGCCGACGAGGCCGAGGTCGCCTTCCTGGTGCAGGACGCCCATCAGGGGCGCGGTGTCGCCTCCGCCCTCCTCGAGCACATCGCCGCCGTCGCCCGTGAGCGCGGCATCCGTCGCTTCGCCGCGGAGGTGCTGCCCGCCAACTCCAAGATGATCAAGGTGTTCACGGACGCCGGGTACACCCAGAAGCGCAGCTTCGAGGACGGCGTCGTACGCCTGGAGTTTGACCTCGAACCCACCGACCGATCGCTCGCCGTGCAGTACGCGCGCGAGCAGCGCGCCGAGGGGCGGTCCGTGCAGCGGCTGCTGATGCCCGGCTCCGTCGCCGTCATCGGCGCCGGCCGCACCCCCGGCGGCGTGGGCCGCAGCATCCTCGGCAACATCCGGGACGCCGGGTTCACGGGCGGTCTGTACGCCGTGAACAGGGCCCTCCCCGAGGAGCTCAAGGACCTCGACGGGGTGCCGGCCTACCGCTCCGTGCGGGACATCGAGGGGCCCGTCGATCTCGCGGTCGTCGCCGTGCCCGCGGACCATGTCCCCGAGGTCGTCACCGAGTGCGGCGAGCACGGCGTGCAGGGGCTCGTCGTGATCTCCGCCGGGTACGCCGAGAGCGGTCCGCAGGGGCGCGAGCGGCAGCGGGAACTCGTACGGCACGCGCGCGCGTACGGCATGCGGATCATCGGCCCCAACGCGTTCGGGATCATCAACACGTCCGACGGCGTACGGCTGAACGCGTCCCTCGCTCCCGAGATGCCCCGCCCCGGCCGCATCGGGCTCTTCGCCCAGTCCGGCGCCATCGGGATCGCGCTGCTGTCCCGGCTGCACCGGCGCGGGGGCGGCTTCACCGGGGTCACGGGCGTGTCCACCTTCGTGTCGTCCGGCAACCGGGCGGACGTGTCCGGGAACGACGTGCTCCAGTACTGGTACGACGACCCGGACACCGACGTCGTCCTCATGTACCTGGAGTCCATCGGCAATCCCCGCAAGTTCACCCGGCTCGCCCGGCGTACGGCGGCGGCGAAGCCGTTGGTCGTCGTGCAGGGTGCGCGGCACGGAGGTGCGGCGCCGCAGGGGCATGCGGTGCGGGCGACGCGGTTGCCGCATGCCACGGTGTCCGCGCTGCTGCGGCAGGCGGGGGTGATCCGGGTGGACACGATCACCGAGCTGGTCGATGCGGGGCTGTTGCTCGCGCGTCAGCCGCTGCCTGCGGGGCCTCGGGTGGCGATCCTGGGGAACTCGGAGTCGTTGGGGTTGCTGACGTACGACGCGTGTCTCTCCGAGGGGTTGCGACCGCACGCTCCGCTGGATCTGACGACGGGAGCTTCGGCGGACGACTTTCATGCAGCGCTGGCGAGGGCGTTGGCCGACGACACGTGCGATGCGGTGGTGGTGACCGCGATACCGACAGTGGGGGAGGGGCAGGCGGGGGATGCGGCGCTGGCGGAGGCTTTGAGGTCGGCTGCGGCGGAGGTTCCCGGGAAGCCGGTGTTGGTGGTGCATGTGGAGCTCGGGGGGCTTGCTGAGGCGTTGTCGGCTGCGGCCAGTACTGCACCACAGGCGGGTTCAGCCGAACCCGGTGCTGCAGGCGGGGCCCACCCTCCCCCACTCTCGGCTTCGCTCGAGCGGGGGGACCCCCATCTCCCTGCGGAACGACTGCCCACCGCGGGGGCGGCAGCTGAGGAAGCTGGGCTCATCCCCGCCTACCCCGCCGCCGAGCGTGCCGTCCGTGCCCTCGGCGAAGCCGTGAAGTACGCGCAGTGGCGGCGTGATGCCGCCGAACCCGGCAAGGTGCCGGAGTACGAGGACATCGATGAGAAGGGTGCTGCCCAGCTGATCGACGGGCTGTTGGCGCGGGGGCAGGGGCTGACCCTGGGGACCGAGGAGACGTGTGAGCTGCTCGGGAAGTACGGGATCGGGGTCCAACGGGCTCTCCCCGCGCTGTCACCCGATGACGCCGCCGTGGCCGCCGACGCCCTCGGCTACCCCGTCGCCCTCAAGGCCACGGCCCCGCACCTGCGGCACCGGGCCGATCTGGGCGGCGTACGGCTGGATCTGGCGGACGAGGAGCAACTGCGCAGGGCGTACGCCGAGTTGACGGAGCTGTTCGGTAGGGCGGAGGAGCTGCGGCCGGTGGTGCAGGGGATGGCGCCGCGCGGGGTGGACACCGTCGTACGGGCGGTGATCGATCCGGCGGCCGGGGCGGTGCTGTCGTTCGGGCTCGCCGGGGCCGCCTCCCAGCTGCTCGGCGACACGGCGCACCGGATCGTCCCGGTCACCGACCGGGAGGCGGCCTCGCTGGTGCGGTCGATCCGGACGGCACCGCTCCTGTTCGGCTGGCGCGGCTCGACGCCGGTCGACACCCCGGCCCTGGAGGAGCTGCTGCTGCGGGTGTCGCGGCTGGTGGACGACCACCCGGAGGTCGTCGCGGTGACCCTGGAGCCGGTCGTCGTGGCCCAGCGCGGAGTCAGCGTGCTCGGGGCGTCCGTGCGGCTGGCACCCCCGCCCGCCCGCGACGACCTCGGCCCGCGAACGCTTCCGGTGTATTAG
- a CDS encoding DUF5998 family protein, which yields MAKTSTTTQGLRAAIERSGYYPALVAEAVEAAVGGEPMRSFLVHQETTFDQNEVRRHVTVLVLTGNRFIVSHTDEQAADSTSPTPYATTSTESVKLSRISSVVVSRVVANPESYTPGKLPREVVLTIGWGAVSRLDLEPAACGDPNCEADHGYTGSSTADDLSLRVSEAGDGPETVRQALAFAQSLSEAIADLDS from the coding sequence ATGGCCAAGACCAGTACGACGACCCAGGGGCTGCGAGCGGCGATCGAGCGCAGCGGCTACTACCCGGCCCTCGTGGCCGAGGCGGTGGAGGCCGCTGTGGGCGGCGAGCCCATGCGGTCGTTCCTGGTCCACCAGGAGACGACGTTCGACCAGAACGAGGTGCGGCGGCATGTGACGGTGCTCGTCCTCACCGGCAACCGCTTCATCGTCAGCCACACCGATGAGCAGGCGGCCGACAGCACCTCGCCGACGCCGTACGCCACGACCTCCACCGAGTCGGTCAAGCTCAGCCGGATCTCGTCCGTCGTGGTCAGCCGGGTCGTCGCCAACCCGGAGTCGTACACGCCGGGCAAGCTGCCCCGCGAGGTCGTGCTGACCATCGGCTGGGGCGCCGTCTCCCGGCTCGACCTGGAGCCCGCCGCCTGCGGTGACCCCAACTGCGAGGCCGACCATGGCTACACGGGCAGTTCGACGGCCGACGACCTCAGCCTGCGGGTCAGCGAGGCCGGCGACGGCCCGGAGACGGTCCGCCAGGCTCTCGCCTTCGCCCAGTCGCTCTCCGAGGCGATCGCGGATCTCGACAGCTGA
- a CDS encoding alkaline phosphatase family protein — MVQPAWDTHPEPLTVDSAPRPEYGSGSLADLLPTLAAGMDVPGMTAAIEELTAADRNCVFLIDGLGWEQLKAHPQDAPFMTSLISSSRGGTGRPLTAGYPATTATSLASVGTGLPPGAHGLPGYTVRNPATGELMNQLRWHPWTAPRPWQPYPTVFQLAQDAGVHAAQVTSPAFQNTPLTKVALSGGTFHGRLTGEDRMDLAAEQLAAGDRALVYTYYAELDGAGHRFGVDSDTWRGQLMYVDRLVQRLAEQLPPRTALYVTADHGMIDIPFDEQHRIDFDEDWELRAGVALLGGEGRARHVYAVPGAENDVLTCWREVLGEQFWVASRDEALAAGWFGQPGECDERVYDRIGDVVAAARDDVLIIASEREPKESAMVGNHGSMTPAEQLVPLLEVRS; from the coding sequence ATGGTTCAGCCAGCCTGGGACACCCACCCGGAACCCCTCACCGTCGACTCCGCCCCCCGGCCCGAGTACGGCAGCGGCTCACTCGCCGACCTGCTCCCCACGCTGGCCGCCGGCATGGACGTACCCGGAATGACCGCGGCCATTGAGGAGCTGACCGCGGCCGACCGCAACTGCGTGTTCCTGATCGACGGCCTCGGCTGGGAGCAGCTGAAGGCGCACCCGCAGGACGCGCCCTTCATGACCTCCCTCATCAGCAGCTCGCGCGGGGGCACGGGCCGTCCGCTCACCGCCGGATACCCGGCGACCACCGCGACCTCCCTCGCCTCCGTCGGCACCGGCCTGCCGCCGGGCGCCCACGGCCTGCCCGGATACACCGTCCGCAATCCGGCCACCGGCGAGCTGATGAACCAGCTGCGCTGGCATCCGTGGACCGCGCCGCGCCCCTGGCAGCCGTACCCCACGGTCTTCCAACTGGCCCAGGACGCGGGCGTGCACGCGGCTCAGGTGACCTCTCCCGCCTTCCAGAACACCCCGCTGACGAAGGTGGCGCTCAGCGGCGGAACGTTCCACGGGCGGCTGACCGGCGAGGACCGCATGGATCTCGCGGCCGAGCAACTGGCCGCCGGCGACCGCGCGCTCGTCTACACGTACTACGCCGAACTCGACGGCGCCGGCCACCGCTTCGGCGTCGACTCCGACACCTGGCGCGGCCAGCTGATGTACGTCGACCGGCTGGTCCAGCGCCTCGCCGAGCAACTGCCGCCGCGCACCGCGCTGTACGTCACCGCGGACCACGGCATGATCGACATCCCCTTCGACGAGCAGCACCGCATCGACTTCGACGAGGACTGGGAACTGCGCGCCGGCGTCGCCCTGCTGGGCGGCGAGGGCCGCGCCCGCCACGTCTACGCGGTGCCGGGCGCCGAGAACGACGTACTGACCTGCTGGCGCGAGGTGCTCGGCGAGCAGTTCTGGGTGGCGTCGCGGGACGAGGCGCTCGCGGCGGGCTGGTTCGGGCAGCCCGGGGAATGCGACGAGCGGGTGTACGACCGGATCGGCGACGTCGTCGCGGCGGCACGGGACGACGTACTGATCATCGCCTCGGAGCGGGAGCCGAAGGAGTCGGCGATGGTCGGCAACCACGGCTCGATGACCCCTGCCGAGCAGCTGGTCCCGCTGCTCGAAGTACGCTCCTGA
- a CDS encoding thymidine kinase: MPELVFFSGTMDCGKSTLALQIEHNRSARGLQGLIFTRDDRAGEGKLSSRLGLVTDAVEAGPGLDLYGYVVEQLSRGGRVDYVIVDEAQFLLSGQIDQLARIVDDLELDVFAFGITTDFRTRLFPGSQRLIELADRLETLQVEAMCWCGARATHNARTVGGEMVVEGEQVVVGDVAQSAAEVGYEVLCRRHHRRRMTSATARAAALSPDVLPITAT; encoded by the coding sequence ATGCCCGAGCTGGTGTTCTTCTCAGGGACGATGGACTGCGGGAAGTCAACTTTGGCGCTACAAATCGAACATAATCGATCGGCGCGTGGTCTGCAGGGGCTGATCTTCACGCGTGACGACCGTGCGGGTGAGGGCAAGCTGTCGTCGCGTCTGGGGCTGGTGACCGACGCGGTGGAGGCCGGGCCGGGGCTGGATCTGTACGGGTATGTGGTGGAGCAGTTGTCTCGGGGTGGCCGGGTCGACTACGTGATCGTGGACGAGGCCCAGTTCCTGCTGTCCGGGCAGATCGACCAACTGGCCCGGATCGTGGACGACTTGGAGCTGGACGTCTTCGCGTTCGGCATCACCACTGACTTCCGGACGAGGCTTTTCCCTGGCTCCCAGCGTCTGATCGAACTTGCCGATCGTCTGGAGACTTTGCAGGTCGAGGCGATGTGCTGGTGCGGTGCGCGGGCCACGCACAATGCACGCACCGTGGGTGGAGAGATGGTCGTCGAGGGGGAGCAGGTCGTCGTGGGCGACGTGGCTCAGTCGGCGGCGGAGGTCGGGTACGAGGTGCTCTGCCGACGTCATCACCGCAGGCGGATGACGAGCGCCACGGCGCGGGCGGCGGCGCTGTCGCCGGACGTGCTGCCGATCACCGCCACTTGA
- a CDS encoding DUF2997 domain-containing protein, whose product MAEESIEVVIAADGTVEVHVQGVSGTRCLQDTDELVRLLGGTVEHQVLTEEAYQQGAAEEQDRLWQG is encoded by the coding sequence ATGGCGGAGGAGAGTATCGAGGTCGTCATCGCGGCGGACGGCACCGTGGAGGTGCACGTCCAAGGGGTCTCCGGCACACGGTGTCTGCAGGACACCGACGAGTTGGTCCGGCTGCTCGGTGGAACGGTGGAGCACCAGGTGCTCACCGAGGAGGCCTACCAGCAGGGCGCGGCCGAGGAGCAGGACCGCCTGTGGCAGGGGTGA
- a CDS encoding thymidine kinase, protein MALQIEHNRSARGLQGVIFTRDDRAGEGKLSSRLGLVTDAVEVEDGQDLYAYLVDHLSHGGRADYVIADEAQFLAPEQIDQLARVVDDLGLDVYAFGITTDFRSKLFPGSQRLVELADRVEVLQVEALCWCGARATHNARTIGGAMVVEGAQVVVGDVNQADDIGYEVLCRRHHRRRMTAATAHAAALSPDVLPVSSA, encoded by the coding sequence CTGGCTCTCCAGATAGAGCACAACCGTTCGGCGCGCGGACTGCAGGGCGTGATCTTCACGCGCGACGACCGTGCGGGCGAGGGCAAGCTGTCGTCCCGGCTCGGGCTGGTCACGGACGCGGTGGAGGTCGAGGACGGGCAGGACCTGTACGCCTACCTCGTCGACCACCTCTCCCACGGTGGCCGCGCGGACTACGTCATCGCGGACGAGGCGCAGTTCCTCGCGCCGGAGCAGATCGACCAACTCGCGCGCGTGGTCGACGATCTGGGCCTCGACGTCTACGCCTTCGGCATCACGACCGACTTCCGCTCCAAGCTGTTCCCGGGGTCCCAGCGCCTCGTCGAACTCGCCGACCGGGTCGAGGTCCTCCAGGTCGAGGCCCTGTGCTGGTGCGGTGCCCGCGCCACGCACAACGCCCGCACGATAGGCGGCGCGATGGTCGTCGAGGGTGCCCAGGTCGTCGTCGGCGACGTCAACCAGGCCGACGACATCGGCTACGAGGTCCTGTGCCGCCGCCACCATCGCCGCCGTATGACCGCGGCGACGGCACACGCGGCGGCGCTGTCACCGGATGTCCTGCCGGTTTCGTCGGCCTGA